One window of the Populus nigra chromosome 4, ddPopNigr1.1, whole genome shotgun sequence genome contains the following:
- the LOC133692735 gene encoding delta-aminolevulinic acid dehydratase, chloroplastic, whose translation MASSIFNAPCTVPAVKGKNYFGLKPAVNNDLRFDVGKTTSIIGCPKRVFTVRASEKKDGPIKKLGLSDAECEAAVVAGNVPEAPPVPPRPAAPAGTPVVPSLPLSRRPRRNRKSPVMRASFQETSISPANFVYPLFIHEGEEDTPIGAMPGCYRLGWRHGLVEEVAKARDVGVNSIVLFPKVPDALKSSTGDEAYNDNGLVPRAIQLLKDKYPDLVIYTDVALDPYSSDGHDGIVREDGVIMNDETVYQLCKQAVSQARAGADVVSPSDMMDGRVGAIRKALDAEGFQHVSIMSYTAKYASSFYGPFREALESSPRFGDKKTYQMNPANYREALVEAHEDESEGADILLVKPGLPYLDIIRLLRDKSPLPIAAYQVSGEYSMIKAGGVLKMIDEERVMMESLMCLRRAGADIILTYFALQAARCLCGEKR comes from the exons ATGGCTTCGTCAATCTTCAATGCTCCCTGTACGGTTCCTGCAGTGAAAGGCAAAAACTATTTTGGTCTGAAACCTGCTGTCAATAATGACTTGAGGTTCGATGTTGGCAAGACAACCTCAATTATAGGATGTCCAAAGCGTGTTTTTACTGTGAGAGCCAGTGAAAAGAAGGATGGTCCAATAAAGAAGTTGGGGTTAAGTGACGCGGAATGTGAAGCTGCTGTTGTGGCAGGGAATGTGCCCGAGGCCCCTCCTGTGCCGCCTAGGCCTGCCGCACCCGCTGGGACTCCTGTCGTCCCTTCTCTT CCACTTAGTCGTCGTCCACGTCGTAATCGCAAGTCACCTGTCATGAGAGCATCATTCCAAGAAACTAGCATATCGCCTGCCAATTTTGTCTATCCTCTTTTTATTCATGAAG GTGAGGAAGACACACCTATTGGAGCAATGCCTGGATGTTATAGGCTTGGATGGAGACATGGACTTGTGGAAGAG GTAGCTAAGGCTCGAGATGTTGGCGTAAATAGTATTGTTCTCTTTCCCAAAGTTCCAGATGCTTTGAAG TCTTCCACAGGAGATGAAGCATACAATGATAATGGTCTAGTTCCTAGAGCAATACAGCTGCTCAAGGACAAATATCCTGACCTT GTTATCTACACTGATGTTGCTCTGGATCCATATTCCTCTGATGGCCATGATGGCATCGTCAGAGAAGATG GAGTCATAATGAATGATGAGACAGTGTATCAATTATGTAAACAAGCTGTTTCTCAG GCCCGGGCTGGAGCAGATGTTGTTAGTCCAAGTGACATGATGGACGGCCGTGTAGGAGCAATAAGGAAAGCTCTTGATGCAGAAGGATTTCAGCATGTTTCAATCATGTCCTATACAGCAAA ATATGCCAGTTCATTTTATGGACCATTTCGAGAGGCACTGGAGTCAAGCCCACGCTTTGGAGACAAAAAGAc TTATCAGATGAACCCAGCAAATTACAGAGAGGCTCTGGTTGAGGCCCATGAAGACGAGTCTGAAGGAGCTGATATCCTTCTG GTGAAACCTGGTCTACCTTATTTGGATATTATAAGACTTCTCAGAGATAAATCTCCTCTGCCAATTGCTGCTTATCAG GTTTCTGGTGAATACTCAATGATTAAGGCTGGTGGGGTTCTCAAAATGATTGATGAAGAAAGAGTTATGATGGAGTCCTTGATGTGTCTTCGACGGGCTGGGGCTGACATTATCCTAACGTATTTCGCTCTACAAGCTGCAAGATGTTTGTGTGGTGAGAAGAGGTGA